The DNA window AACCCTTCCATTCAAAAACTCAAAACATTACCTTCTTTAGATGCACGTGGACGTTGTGGTTTTCCTTCCTATGGTTTTGGATTTGATACTTTAATTAATAACTATAAGGTGATTTGTGTTTTTCCCAATATTGGTAGCCATGCAAAAAGTATAGCTAAAATAATGGTTCATACATTGGGTACTAATTCGTGGAGAATGATTGCAGGTGAGTTTCCTATCCCAAGAATTAGGTCGTTGAAATTTGTTAGTGGCAAACTCAACTGGATTGCTTCTAAATTTGTTGTTTCTTTTGATTTGGGGAATGAGTCTTATTTTTTGCCTCCTAAGTTAGGAGGGGAGGTTGTGAATAATAGGATCTTAGAAGTCTTGAGGGGTTGTTTGTGTATCTTTGTTCATAGTCACATGTTTACTAGTGTTTGGATGATGAAGGAATATGGAAATGAGGAGACTTGGACTCAATTATTTCGCGTCTCTCGCACGGAAAATCCGTTCTTTGATCTATTTGCCAAGCCAGTATGGATTTCTGATGAAGACCTAGTGCTGACGAAGAGGGAACAAACACCGGCATCATGGAAAATGAATTTCGCCATTTGTAATTTCAGAAACAGTGTTTTTagaattcaaataattcaaagcATGAATGGTTGGTGTACTCCTGAAGTCTAcattgagagtttggtatcaccttGTTTTTAATGTGAGGATGTCAATGTTATTTGGTATCACATTGTGACTTAATTGTTGTTATTCTCATTATTAGATAGTTAGATTCATTTATTCTCTTTTCATGCATTACCTTTTATTTACAACTATAGGTTTCTTTAGATAAtttgtgattttatttataaaattagcaTTTAAACCAATGCACTAGTATATTTGTTGAAGTATCTGCTAACTACCGTACACATTTAATAATGTCATGCATGTGGTATTTAGTGAAAGTTTATGAATATGAAGGTGGTCTCAATGAGTGTATACAAAAATATGAACTTCTAGAAATGGAGATGAATGTTTCTCCACCTTGTGAAAAATCATGGTTCCTACAGAAAAGACTTTGTGTGTGCATTTGGGATTGAAGTAATCATGTGCCAACTACTTCATGGTGATGTAAAAATTTAGTATGTAGTTTAAAGAATATAATATCCGTATAGttcttttttgtttcattttatacGCTTATGTTTTGTATGATCTGCATTTTGTTTTGTTACCAATAAATTGTCAATAGTTTGAAGTGAACTTTTACTATTACAAAAGCCTGTCTTTGATTCAAGACCTTAAAATGAAGGCTAAATAAACTACTACTTGAAAATGATATGATCAAAGTaactaatgaaataaa is part of the Vicia villosa cultivar HV-30 ecotype Madison, WI linkage group LG2, Vvil1.0, whole genome shotgun sequence genome and encodes:
- the LOC131649840 gene encoding F-box/kelch-repeat protein At3g23880-like — encoded protein: MDETTAVTETLTTLSLPILPFEFVEEILCRLPVKLLLQLRCLCKSFDTLISDPKFIKKHLHISTACPRLLIFSDDDYSYELSYPLHFNFSVVTNNATQHYCPFKIHCPSILGSCDGMFCLKFNGSITLWNPSIQKLKTLPSLDARGRCGFPSYGFGFDTLINNYKVICVFPNIGSHAKSIAKIMVHTLGTNSWRMIAGEFPIPRIRSLKFVSGKLNWIASKFVVSFDLGNESYFLPPKLGGEVVNNRILEVLRGCLCIFVHSHMFTSVWMMKEYGNEETWTQLFRVSRTENPFFDLFAKPVWISDEDLVLTKREQTPASWKMNFAICNFRNSVFRIQIIQSMNGWCTPEVYIESLVSPCF